GTATCCATCCAAAGGTTCATAATTTCTCTTTCACGAGCACTAATAAGTCTGTTTTTTATATCAGATTTAGCTTTATCATAGGCTTCCTGATTGAATTCATCTCTCTTTTTCAAGTAGATAAGATAAGCCCCATTTTTTGCCTTGATTGGAGATGAAATTTCTCCAATATTCATTTCAAAAGCAGTTTTCTGAAACTCTTCCTCTTTACCTACACCTGATACATATCCTTTCCTTGAGAAAGGTTTTGTGTCAACCGCAAAATATGCTTCATTTTCTGCAGCGACAGTTGTAAATGCAGCAGTATCAACAAGAGTTGCCTGTAGTTCAACTAGTTTATTGAAGGCTAATTCGTTAGCCAATTCATTTTTTACTTTACTCAAAACAGAATTTCTTGACTCTTCGAATGATTTTGGAGATTCTTCTCTAGAGTCTTTTGTTCTTATATAGATATACCCTTTTGAAGAATACAGTCTAGGACTAACCTCACCTACTTCAGAGCTAAAAAGAAAATCAGAGATTCCTGGAACCTGTCCAAATTCTTTTGTATAGTCATTATCTTTATTAACAAATTCAGCTGTTTTTATTTCAAGTCCATTTTCACTTGCAGAAGTTTCAAAAGCTTTTGAATCATTCCCATTTAGCTCAACGTCCTCTTTGAATTTACTAGCCAGATATCTAATATTTTCCATAGTATTTGGATAAACTTTGAATTTAACAAGTATATGGCTTGCCTTTACTTCTGTTACTTCGTTGTTCACCATTTTTTTATCAGCAACTTTAATGAGATGATAACCAAATTTTGTTTTTATTGGTCCAACTACTTTTCCAATTTCAGCTTCGAAAGCGGCTTTTTCAAACTCCGGAACCATTTTATTTTTACCGAAATAGCCCATATCTCCACCATTTGTAGCAGAATTATCTTCACTGAAGCTATATGCAGCATCCTCAAAGCTCATACCATTGTTAATCTCTTCAAGTGCTTTATCAATATCTTCTTTTGCTAAAAGAGAATCCTCTTTAGAAACTTCAGTACTGAAAAGAACATAGTCAAAATTCTTCGCTGCTAAATTATTCCCAAATTCATCAATATTTTCTTCATAATATTTCTTTAACTGGTCTTCAGTAATTGTAGAATCAGCAGGTCTGAAATCAGAATTTCTCACTTTAAAAAATTTAACTTCTGCCTTCAATTCCTTGAACATATATTCATCCAAAATTTCTGCTTCGTTAATTTCAACAGAAGATTTTAATCTGTTTTCCATTACAGTACCTGGCAGCCTGTTTTCGTAAGCTGATTGAATTGCCATATACATTTGTGCATAGTTCGGATCTTTACTGCTGATAAATTCCTGATATTTAGCCAGACTAAATACTCCGTTTTCCATGAACTGAGGATAGTTTTTAAGCTCAGGAAGAGGATTGTTGAATATTTCGTCAAAAATCATTTTTTCTGGAACAATAATTTCATTACCGATTAACTGTTGCCTAACAACATACATTTTTACGAAATCTGTCCAAGCTTCATTTCTTAATTGTGCAGTTTTAACTTCATCTAAGTCTTCACTTCTAGCACTTTTAATTTTATTGTCTTCAAGTGAATTAAAATCTCTGTAAGAAGCTTCTTCTCCATTGATTTTTGCAATAATTCCTTTTGCTCTTGGGCTTGAAGATTTCACACCACCCATACCCCAACTGAAAATCATAGTACCAATAAAAGCTATTACAAGTATCCAAATAATAATAGCC
The Candidatus Delongbacteria bacterium genome window above contains:
- a CDS encoding peptidylprolyl isomerase; translation: MAIIIWILVIAFIGTMIFSWGMGGVKSSSPRAKGIIAKINGEEASYRDFNSLEDNKIKSARSEDLDEVKTAQLRNEAWTDFVKMYVVRQQLIGNEIIVPEKMIFDEIFNNPLPELKNYPQFMENGVFSLAKYQEFISSKDPNYAQMYMAIQSAYENRLPGTVMENRLKSSVEINEAEILDEYMFKELKAEVKFFKVRNSDFRPADSTITEDQLKKYYEENIDEFGNNLAAKNFDYVLFSTEVSKEDSLLAKEDIDKALEEINNGMSFEDAAYSFSEDNSATNGGDMGYFGKNKMVPEFEKAAFEAEIGKVVGPIKTKFGYHLIKVADKKMVNNEVTEVKASHILVKFKVYPNTMENIRYLASKFKEDVELNGNDSKAFETSASENGLEIKTAEFVNKDNDYTKEFGQVPGISDFLFSSEVGEVSPRLYSSKGYIYIRTKDSREESPKSFEESRNSVLSKVKNELANELAFNKLVELQATLVDTAAFTTVAAENEAYFAVDTKPFSRKGYVSGVGKEEEFQKTAFEMNIGEISSPIKAKNGAYLIYLKKRDEFNQEAYDKAKSDIKNRLISAREREIMNLWMDTIVKTADVEDYRKLYAR